The following proteins are co-located in the Apium graveolens cultivar Ventura chromosome 5, ASM990537v1, whole genome shotgun sequence genome:
- the LOC141724551 gene encoding GDP-L-fucose synthase 1-like, with translation MGGPDLTPLDKSGKIFVAGHRGLVGSAVVRKLQHLGFTNLILKTHSDLDLTRQNDVESFFSATKPQYVILAAAKVGGIHANNTYPADFIAINLQIQTNVIDSAYKTGVEKLIFLGSSCIYPKFAPQPIVENALLTAPLEPTNEWYAIAKIAGIKMCQAYRIQFNFDAISAMPTNLYGPNDNFHPENSHVLPALMRRFHEAKVRGDKEVVVWGSGSPLREFLHVDDLADAVVFLLDKYSGLEHVNVGSGKEVTIKELAELVREVVGFKGDLVWDSSKPDGTPRKLMDSSKLAQLGWTPKVSLHDGLVDTYKWYLENVKQ, from the exons ATGGGAGGCCCTG ATTTGACTCCACTAGACAAATCCGGCAAGATCTTTGTCGCCGGCCACCGCGGGCTTGTCGGATCCGCCGTGGTCCGCAAGCTCCAACACCTCGGTTTCACTAATCTCATTCTCAAAACTCACTCCGATCTCGATCTTACTCGCCAAAACGACGTCGAATCGTTCTTTTCCGCCACGAAACCGCAGTACGTAATCTTAGCAGCTGCCAAAGTAGGTGGCATTCATGCTAACAATACTTACCCTGCTGATTTCATTGCAATTAATCTTCAAATTCAAACCAATGTTATTGATTCTGCTTATAAGACTGGCGTTGAGAAGTTGATTTTTTTGGGTTCCTCGTGTATTTATCCTAAATTTGCTCCGCAACCTATTGTGGAAAATGCTTTGTTGACGGCTCCATTGGAGCCTACAAATGAGTGGTATGCGATTGCTAAGATTGCGGGAATTAAAATGTGTCAAGCGTATAGGATTCAGTTTAATTTTGATGCTATTTCTGCAATGCCGACTAATTTGTATGGTCCTAATGATAATTTTCATCCGGAGAATTCACATGTTTTGCCTGCATTGATGAGGCGGTTTCATGAGGCTAAGGTTAGGGGGGATAAGGAGGTGGTGGTGTGGGGAAGTGGTTCTCCTTTACGGGAGTTTTTGCACGTTGATGATTTGGCGGATGCTGTTGTGTTTTTGTTGGATAAGTATAGTGGATTGGAGCATGTGAATGTGGGAAGTGGAAAGGAGGTGACGATCAAAGAGCTTGCGGAGTTGGTGAGAGAGGTTGTTGGATTTAAGGGAGATCTCGTGTGGGATAGTTCTAAGCCGGATGGTACTCCAAGAAAGCTTATGGATAGCTCAAAGCTTGCTCAATTGGGTTGGACGCCCAAGGTTTCACTTCATGATGGCCTTGTTGATACTTACAAATGGTACTTGGAAAATGTCAAGCAATGA